From the genome of Roseivivax sp. THAF197b:
GCCATCAGTCCCGCATCACCATCGTCACGACCGGCACGCCCCAGGTGATCAACCAGATCAAGGCGCAGCTTGGCCGCATCGTGCCGGTGCATGAAGTGCATGACCTGACCGTCGAAGGCGGCTCGGTGGAGCGGGAGCTCGCGCTGATCAAGGTCGCGGGCACAGGTGACAAGCGCGTCGAAGCATTGCGGCTTGCGGATATCTTCCGGGCGCAGGTTGTTGATTCAACGCTGGAAAGCTTCGTCTTTCAGATCACCGGCACGCCCGAGAAGGTTGATGCCTTTGCCGATCTGATGCGGCCCCTGGGCCTGCTCGAAGTGGCGCGCACCGGGGTTGCAGCCCTGGCGCGCGGCACTCACTGATCGAGGGATTGCGGAATTAAGCGACGCAGCTTTCGCGCTGCTCGCTGTCCTCGTCCGGCGTGGAGCGGATCGGGAAAATATTGTTTGCGGCGGAAATATCGCCGCGGACAAGCATCCGCGGAAGCGGCTTGTGGGAGCCTTGCTGAACGCGGCGAAGGTTACCTGCACGACGATAGAGATCGTCCGCATCTTCAACCGAACACATTACAAGATCCCCTGCATCTATCTCGGCTCCGAGATGCGTGGTGTCGGTGTCCGGCGTGACGAAGGCCAGATCCCCCTGGTCCTCACACCAAATGACCGCTGTACCCTTTTGAGCGTTGGCCCAAAGCACGACTCCGTAAACGTTGTTCCTGGTCATTTCTCAAATTCCTTATTCCCCATTGGTTTCAGTCTCCGAGAAAACAGGCGCAACGCATATGGACCAAGCTGACACTCTGCGGAGCAAATTGTGCCAACAGCCGATTACAGTGGCGCTTGATAGCGTCGGTGTTGTAGCCTAACTGCGTCAGAAGTGAGGGTTTTGGTGTCTCGTTATTTTGGGTTTTTATGTAGAATGAGCTGAAATACAGGGATTTTCGATGCCGGATACAGACCCGCCAAACCCATCGGATCTCAGGGCCCGGTTTGGCGCTAATCTGCGTCACCTGAGCCGACGGGCGCCGTCAATCTCTGCATTGTGCCGAGAAATCGGTATAAATCGTACGCAGTACAACCGCTACTTGTCCGGTGAAAGCTTCCCCAGACCCGATAT
Proteins encoded in this window:
- the ilvN gene encoding acetolactate synthase small subunit — protein: MSALKIKKGSTKHSAYNLRPTFSEHQETHTLAVIVDNEPGVLARVIGLFSGRGYNIDSLTVAEIDHAGHQSRITIVTTGTPQVINQIKAQLGRIVPVHEVHDLTVEGGSVERELALIKVAGTGDKRVEALRLADIFRAQVVDSTLESFVFQITGTPEKVDAFADLMRPLGLLEVARTGVAALARGTH